The following nucleotide sequence is from Pagrus major chromosome 16, Pma_NU_1.0.
AATTTAAATCAGAATCGGCTTTATTGTGCACAAACAGGCTGCTGACTCCAGTTAAGTTTGCTCTCACTGTGCAGGGattatgttttaaacattgaattaaaaaataaattaaaaaaatgaaatattaagaCTAATATAAGAACAAGAAATTAATAGTGCATGCTTCAATCactgttctgggaccttattttcctctgagaacagcttgtttgttcacgTATGGagtcagtttgtgttattacctcgttaatattgtgaatattctTCTTTAAAACTACGTAATGCACCTTTTGCACCTGCATGTTTTTGCAGTTATGGCAACAGTAAGTGATGATGGAGACTTCAAGAGTTTGGATTTCAGGTTTAGGTGCATTGAAAGTGTTTGAAATGTTCTCTCAAACATCTTTAAATACTTGTTTAATTTCTTAATGTTTAGATTAGAAATGTTTCAGACGTCCCTGCAGCCGCAGAGGAGTAAAGCTGCTCggccaataaacacaaaatcagTCGCAGGAGGAAGTTTATTAAGCAAAGTTCAAAGATTTTAAACTGAGTTGCGCGTGTTGCTAAGCTAACGGGCTGATATGAGCAGCATCTGGGCGTTTTTCTCACGTTTTTACTGActgttggctgttttttttcactgcaatatataaatacacgagtcaagaagaaggagaagtcCAAACTTGACTTTCTTTGTTAATTTATTCTAcaaaaaaatggggaaaaaaagcttttttacaacatttacaAACGTTCCCAAAAGTTTTACCAATAGTGGAAAAAATTCAAtaaactgtttaaaatgtaatttaatgaatttaaagtttttttttttaaggatctATTTTCTGCAAACAGTTTATTATGGtgatttttaaaggagcagtctgtagtttaggagtagaaatgttaatgagcagagaaagatcttcactggctgattttaactaaataaacaaactatttgttttcatgactgaataaacaaactgaccttaaaggaaaacagtttatactgttttactttgtttatatgtggcggaccctgccacctttctagcttccaACAGTgtcctgggaccttattttcctctgagaacagctggtttattcactgatggacaaaaagtttgaatttctacatcgtgctcctttaatgtttaatgatCAGTCAGGAAGACGGGATCCAACGGTTGgacttttaaaagttttgaaCTAAGCTGATAATTTGTAggttaattaaatgtttgactttgtttgacTGCAGGATCTTAATTAAccctttcactttttttctgcctacatacttatatttatataaaatctgctgttttaATTAAACTATTCAATGTAAACTGCATCGTAGTTGCACTTAAAACAGACTAATAAATAATAAGGTGTGATCTGAAGTCATCCTCTTTGCCCTCCTACATATCAGGACTCACCTCCAGCTTAAAGCACTCTGCCAGAAATCTGTTTTATATGACTCAGATTTTAAACTTGATGTAAGAATGTAAAAATAGATTGTACATGAATTTTATGTCATCGACTACCGCAACTCCCTGTAGACGCGTCTCTCTCAAAAGTCCTCCAACTAAGCGTCTTTACATTGTTCACCCGTGtcttttagatttattttttaaaatgaatttaatcatttttaaggCTCCAACTTAAATGGCTTTCAGATATCTGTATTCATGAAAGGGTTCATCTCAACCTGCTCGTACCGACTTAACTTTAGTTATCAACATGGTcgtaaaacaatgaaatgcttaatTTATGATTACAGCCATAAACACATGATATAAGGAGCTTTAACAGGGGGAAGTAAACAACACTGAGATCCCAAAGCAGTtgtgttacagtaaaataaacccagaaacagaaatatgaagGTAAATGCAGGTTTATTGTAGCTTGTGGCTTGAATCTGAATATGGAAACGTCGAGTGCCTTCACATGAAAACCAAACCTTCTGGAACAAAACCTCCAAACAACGTGTCGACGTGACTTCACGCAGAGTGAAAAGCTCCCCGGTCACAGATGAAGTTCTGATTGTCAGATATTTGTTTTAGTTATTTTCTAAAGCTTGAATggaaacatttgctgcttcaaGCTGCTcaaagtatttttgtgttttggacttttgatcagacaaataaaaacatctgaacttCACTTCTTACCTgcattttttcaatattttctaaCGTTTCAGTGCCTCCGTGCCCGCGGCAGCAATGTTATGCGATATCtcaaaaatgccttgagggaaaatatttgaattttttgcCATTGATGCCATAATTAggataacattttaaatatatctgATAGGAGACACTGATTAAAATATTAGATTTGATATCCAAAAGGAGGTTAAATTCACTGTGACATCGtaatattcttttaaaaaatgctccAGCCGTTATTCGACGCCGTAGCTCAGGATCAGTAACTTGACCGGCGTGCGGAGGCGCACAGCTGCCAGACGGTAATTTGAgtacagacaaaagaaaaactgagtgatggagagaaaatgaaaatagttgtGAGCTCtggttttatattttcttttaagtcaCATTTTAGTAATTTGCTTGTTAGTATAAGTTTCTAAAATCAGCTTCATGATGTTAAAGTGGGCTCACCTTTTCATAGATATCATTGTGCGTGTTTCTGTCGCTGTGGCGGCTTCGTTTTGATTGTAGATTAATTTAGTTCAGTAATATGTTTCCGTGCAAAAACAAGTAATTTTTAGgaaatagaaaatacaaaaagctGCTTATTAGAGCAACAAGTCGTGAAGAAGAGAGTACAGCTTCACCAATCAGGAGCACGACCCGCAGCGGGCTGGTTTTACAGTTAGTCTTTGCATTAAAACGTGACTCGttcattttacatgtttattttttatatgttgcttaaatttgttgtttatttgctCAAAGTTCGGTGACTAGTTttatcgcacacacacacagacacacacacacacctgttcatgTGTGACAGCTCATAAAGACATGCAGATGTAGCAGTGAACATTCTCACGTACGCAACTATTCACTTCCTCACTCCTCCTCAGCACACACTCATGCTCGCTCgctcactcacatacacacacccaatATGATAtccataacacacacatgcacacacacacacacacacacacacacacacacacgcacacacacacacaagcacacacactcactcattcaGCATGTCCGTCCTGTCTTCACGTGCAgcagtaaacacagagtcctTATCTCCACGTGTGTCCGTGTGTTATCTGATGCAACTTCTTAAGAAAACAGGTCAACCCAGTTACAataggaacacacacacacacacacacacacacacacacacacacacacacacacacacacacacacacacacagatttatgtGGAGATGCTGcaggaaaataaacagcaaagATCAGCAGGATTATAAACTTTCATCTTTCAGGTTTTTGTTCTTAAAACTTTTAAGATTCAAGAAACTGTAGTTGTAGTATCTAAGCTACACAACCCCCCAAAAACACTTTACAAACGAAGTAAGAGATAATAGTCACAGAAATGAATTCTTCGTGGAGGAGTGTTGAAGATGAGTTCAGCCgtctcacagctgctctgtcgtcCGGTcgtacggcagcagatacttgcgttgagcagtagcttgctctctgtgcaccactcctcaagattgttgatttcctcccgatAATGGCTCTCATTGTTGTTTGTAGTGCAGCCGGTGGGGAGGATCCggtagctgttcttattcttaAGGGGTGTGAAAACTGAGTGGACAGCAGTGGACATgacatcctctgtggatctttTGGTTCTGGAAGCATACTgctgagggtccaggctggcagggatgttgtcttcgatgtgctggagaaccagtttctttTCTACTGGGTTAAGTTGTTAGAGTTGAGAGTGagctgttaaaaatgtcaactttaAATCAATTAGCTGACTGGCACATTGGTCAGGGATGTTATCAGGTCCTGCAGCTTTACTCCTTTCCACTCTCGgcaggatttttctcacatctgctGTGGTTACTGAGGTCGGTCCTCTGGAGGCGGAGCATTTTGAGCATTTTGAGCATTTTGAGCATTTTTTctaacacaaacaaagaattTATTCATGGAAAAAAATCGACAGATGAAACAATGTATGAGTTTCGCCACAAATAAACTTTAATCTTGACGGACATGACTGGGAAGGTTTTCTTTGCTACCAGTATGGACCAGAGGAATAATTACAGTGAAGGATTACAAAAAACCTCTCATTTGGGCTGTAGTGTTGTGCTCAAGCCCAGTGTTATGTTTTtcaatcagcttcatgtagtgactgtagtgaatgctgagctgaaccAGCAGGGACCAGAGGAATAATTACAGCCAAAGATGAAATTACTTCATATCTGTTGGGCTGTTTTTACTGATACTTGGAGCTAAAATAACAGTGTTAGACTTGATATCCTGTCAGATTCTTTAAACactcagattgttttttttatcagaatcCAGAGTGTAACTTTGGCTTTAGTCCTTTTAGTTTGGGAACCGCCGTGTTGTGTCGAAGTTGATTGGAGTGGATCCAGGCGGAGCTGCAGGCAGACTTCAGCCTCACGCTCCACACGTAGCTCTGCCATTAAACCGTCAGCAGACTGGAAACCTGCCAAACAACTGCACAGACTCCccacactcctcctctccctccctccttcctcctctctactAGGAGATAAGATAAAGCTGAATTGAAAACAGCTCTCCGAGGCGTTTTGTTTTgaatcctttttttccccacagtgtATCATTTCCTCTCCACCCAGCCCTGCTGTGTTTCTCCGCATAGCTTCACTCCATAGCAGTGCAGctgcatgatgatgatgatgtgtgtgtgtgtgtgtgtgtgtgtctgtgtctgtgtctgtgtctgtgtctgtgtgtgtgtgtgtgtgtgtgtgtgtgtgtgtgtgtgtgtgtgtgtgtacgtgcttTATTGCAGCATGTAAACAGTCTTTCGTGATTGGCCTGTTTCCCCTCTTTATCAGCGTGGAGGTTTGTCGTCATTGGCAGGCGAGGTAACCCTACGTGCAGCTCCGAAGTCCCTCGCATGCATGCATGTTGCCGGGGGCTTGACTCCCCACGTCACCAACTAACCCTTTCACATTTAAGGAAGGCAGGACTGGTCCGTTCCTTTTGCACACGATGCACGTGTAAACACAAACGCTGACGTCAGTCGGGCTACTAcaggtgtgttgttgttgatgttgtgttCAGGGACCCGTGGCTTTGATGAGGGTTCATGCACGTCATGACCGTCCTGTAtaaagtggtgtgtgtgttgattgtGGCAAAGAAAACGAAGGGATCTGGAGTTTAGATTTCATGGAGCGTGTGGAGGTGTCAAGGTCCTCGCACGCATTTGTTTCACAATAACAAGTGTTTGACGATAAAAGCCCTCAAGAGAAAGGAGGTGTTATTGGTCACTATTGTAAATGTGACGTGCTTTACTGTATTTGTCTCTTTAATGAACATTTATACGTGcgtcacaataaaagcataaGATAAGGAGGAAGGAGGTGTGCGTGCCGTGTGGATGTAAAAGACGATGCAGTTTTGTGTAAATCAGCATTTTATAGCTTCATGTTGCTTCAAGAAAAATACTTTCTTCCATTTGACGAGATCATTGATTGATCTTTTCTGCTCCGTGTTTTTATTGTAACATATAAAGTTGACCAATAACTTAAATTTtaacatacaaaaaacacaaaagaacaacTAAATTGctgcacataaaacacaaaaatgtactaagtcaacacacaaaaacacagaaaacaactaTACAAAGGCTCAACCTCCCATCTCATAAAAGActtcttattatttattgtcagtGTCAATGATAATTTCTATAAACGAAGTTGGAGGTGGAGGTCATGTGTCAGATTATTTAtgattgtacattttatttttatactggTTTGTACTTTTGAATAAATATGTATACTTCTGAATCTAAAATACGctttaaatgtaatgaaatacTCAAAAGTTGCTGTacttttgaaagtttttgagtttttttaatatctcaaacaaaaacatgtctcAGACTCAGTGAAGCTCTGATGAAGTTTTGGTATATTTTATTGTGGAAAATCATCTTTtctaatcaaaataataaaaaacatgatatACTGTAGTCGAATCCTcttaacatttataaatgtttatatgattatataagaaaactgtaattaaaatgttcagtttcagCCTGATGAGCAACAACATCTTTATACCTGCGCCCTCAGGCTGCAACAACCAATCAGAAAAGGAATAAAATCTTACTTCATACACCTGAAACAATAACACAAAAGACTCTAAAATAGTTGATTGatatgaagctgcagcagtgaaatgaCCTTTAGTAACCCCACAGTCGTGGTGTGTGTTCGCGGCAGAGGATCAGCTGTTGGTTTTTCCTGAAGGGAATCCACACTTGTAGCCGTGTTGATGTTGACACAGTCTCATGTCTGATAATCGTCTGCCGCTCTCTGTTTATCAGCCGCTTCCTGTTCGGGTCAACAGGTCCCGGCGCTGCAGGGAAACTCAACCCCCCCCGGTCCTGTCTGGAAACCCACAATACTCCACATGgttttcactgtgaagttttCAGAGTTCAGTCTCGTACGTTTTCAGTCATTGTTGTTCTGTGAGCGCagtttgaaatatatttttacacttGAAACTTTTCCTCGACCTCATTTCAGTAATATCAGTAtcctcaatcaatcaatcaatcaatcaaagtatatttatgtagcacctttcaaacaaatcaaagtgTAGTTCAAAGTGCTTTTGAAAAACATGGaatattaagaaaacaaaacaaacaactgtttaaattaagtggttaaaaaaagagaataaaagataaaaacaagcagtaaaaataacaataaagataaaattTGCGTCTTTTTGAACCAGGCAAAACTTTGTCGGGTGCAGATCCGGACCCTCCGGAGGAATACagagagagctcagagatgacttttctaacttctgggattaaaaagtggatttatcttcactcctgttgatcagcctgactgcagcagtgatccggaggcgacctccactgtcgggtgtttctgttctgtaatgtcggctgctgactggagctggaggggaaatgtactttacttcatgaacattCAGAGGAAACTTCAGAGGAAAAGTGTGGCTGATTCATTTTCTCACACTCtcccaacaacacacacacgcacacgcacacacacacacacacacatgcacaagtcATGAAAACATGAGCACCCATGAATGCAGTTTGTGTACGTGCAGCTGAAGCCGTCGGCAcaaaaccacaacacacaccccCTGATGTACAAAAGATGTATTggcaaatcacacacacacgcacacacgtagAGGAAGTTTCTGTAATCCTTTCTGTCAACATCACTTCTCTTGAATCAGCATGTCAGATCACGCAGcgacatttaattaattttaaccACAACTTTCTTTCTCATGAACAGTGTTGATGAGCGCCGACGTTAACGGGTCATTTATCTACTTTTTAACCTTTTGGTGTAATTTGTTGTCGCGTTGTTGCGTCTTCTCCTCTGCTGAGCtcattttatttagaaaaactTTTGTCTgttagtgaatgaagagagacagataatttattgatcccgtttgaattgtgtcatgaatcacacatgtctaaatatcagactgtgaaaaaacgtcattataaagacgacacagtTAGCGACGTCGTCTCGTTgaacgctcaccaaaacccTGTACCTAATTTTAATTAGATGCATAAAAGTGATGTTGAAACTTTtggttttgcatgtttgtgttttaattagagctgcaacgattatttgattagttgtcaaatataaaattaatCTCCAACTATTTTTATAATCAATTAAAGTTTTCTGATTctagtttcttaaatgtgaatattttctggtttctttcctcctctgtgagcgtgtttgaggacgtcatctcgggacatttctcaccattttctgacattttatggatcAAACACCTGActgattaatcgagaaaataactgacagattaATAATTGTTGCAAACTGAGGTCTGATGGAAactgtgttgtctgtgtgtctctctagGCCATGGTGGCGTGTTACCCAGGAGACGGGGCAGGTTACGTCAAACACGTGGACAACCCGAACCGCGACGGACGCTGCATCACCTGCATCTACTACCTCAACAAGAACTGGAACGCCAAGGTGCGTTCAGGGacctctgtcttctgtttttgacctctgacctttgatcTCTTCACAATCAGTAGTGTGTAGACTGTGAGACACAACAGACgtaaaataagagaaaataatgtgtttatttcaaagTTTGACACTAATGTCCAGACGTGTGAGCAGAACAGGTCATCTTTGTGAAACAATCACACTCATGTCGTCCTTCACGCTCCAGTCAGctgatctttgttgttgttgttgtcgatCAGGAGCACGGCGGCATCCTCAGGATCTTTCCCGAGGGGAAATCCTACGTGGCCGACATCGAGCCGCTGTTCGACCGGCTGCTCTTCTTCTGGTCCGACCGCAGGAACCCACATGAGGTGCAGCCCTCCTACGCCACCAGGTAACCAAGCAACCAATCAATCAGCCAATCAGCCAATCAATCAGTGATCCTGACAGCTTTGTTCAGTTGATGCTGAGGGAAGAAAGCTTAGAGGTATCCGCATCCTGCATTTTTATTGATAAATGAGTTTATCTCACAAATCTTGGATACcgatgtaaatattttaaaccTGACTGGAACATTTCTCGTCTCTATGGAAGTGTGTCGACTTgattataaaataaaacctttacGTCTTTAAAACAAGATCTTATTTATTAGAATTTAGTTTGAAAAATGCAACTGGATCTTCATTTAAGTAACAACAACAGTATCGTGGTCCAACACATCTTGTTTTAGGAGTTCGTcgtgtttgttttccagctgttaGAGAAATGTTGAGTAAAAACCGCAATATTTTTCCCTTTTGAATTCAGTGGAGGGAAAGACGGACGTCTCCCACAGGGGTAATGCTaaactgaaatgatgaattataatattattttgcttccataacaTGTCGTCTGTCAGACTTGTgcaaagaaaatgtccaaaatacacatttatgtgtttatttaagttctggaaataaattaatttatggatttaaacatgaaatatctggaaaaaaacaaaacaaagttgaTTTATAAAGTTATATATGATTTCTAGCATCGTTTGGCCAgagaaaatctgatattgtgacgCAGCCACATTTTATCCCTAAAAACATGgagaaaattgatttttatttatgtctgttgtgttttctgatttatggagtgatTTAAAGAGATATCCAAACTtctctctgtaaaaacctttgacTCAAACACGTCAACAACGTGAAACAAGAAGTCAGAACCTGCCTTCATCCAGCGTTCACGTTCGTGCTCGTGTTTCTGcaaatttaaacataaaatataaataataaacaattgtatttatttaagctGGAGAATCATCTCAGAAAGTCCCTTCACAGGATTTAAAGTTTTTAGTCTCAAGTTCTGTTTTTACGGTTTATGTGAtacagcagaataaaatgtataactATATCTcgattttaaatataaaaaaacttAACGTAAACTGAAAACTGCTGTCAGtttatgttcaggcagtgaGGACAAACACTTCACGGGTAATTGGCGCCATCTGCTGTCAcgaatgtgtaaaaacaaataagaaTCTCTTAAATTCTCTGTcgatgtttttatttacatctttATTAGATTCCTTATTTGTGTCGACATGTTactgaatgtttttaataacGTAGCTGTGGTTTGTGTTTCAGGTACGCCATCACTGTTTGGTATTTTGACTCTGCAGAGAGAGCCGAGGCAAAGAGACGCTTCAGAGACCTGACaggtaaacacaaacaaacaaacaaacaaacacacacacacacacagtgggaacCATTAGAGGTCgttgattttaattaattttcattgaATCACATTCAACAAACCCTCAGacacatatttttattatatttacgTACACATCTCTGTAAAATGTTCTGAGGTCCGCAGAATATTAAATGGTACCGAGATGAATGAATCCAAACGTAGCTGTCATATTTTACTGACGGGTCAGAACAAGTTTACATTCAGAActcaacagccaatcagacggCAGTAAAGTCAGCCGACATAAAGAGCGAGTTCATTTACAGCCTGTTTTCATTTAAGCAGCAGAAAAGTTGCTTACAGCTCTCTCGCTCGGCCTccccactctctcctctctctctctcctcctcctcctgctccccctccccactctctctctcctccttgaCCTCACCCCTTCTTCTCACTCACCtccttctgctctctctccccctccccactctctcctcctccttgctctcactctctccctctctctctcccactctcctcctccttgccatcgccctccctcctcaccccttcttctcactctttccctccccttcttctctctcacctCCTTCTGCTCTCTCTCGCCCCTTCttctcactctttccctccccttCTCACTCACCtccttctgctctctctctccttctccctcctcctccttgctctccctctctcctctctctctcccactcctcctcctcgccctctccccttcttctcactctttccctcctcctcgccctctccccttcttctcactctttccctccccctccctcctcgccCCGTCTTCTCACTCACCtccttctgctctctctctccttctccctcctcctccttgctctcctctctctccttctccctcctcctccttgctctccctctctcctctctctctctctccctcctcctcctcgccctcACCCCTTCTTCTCACTCTTCCCCTCCCCTTCTTCTCACTCACCtccttctgctctctctctcctcctccttgctcctgccctctctcctcctcgcccTCGCCCTCCCTCCTCAacccttcttctctctcctcctccttgcacccactctcctctctcctcctcctttctctctctccctcctcctcctcgccctcACCCCTTCttctcactctttccctccccttCTCACTCACCTCCTTCTGCTCCCCCTCTCGCCCTccccactctcctctctcctcctgctctctctcctcctccttgctctccctctctctctcgccctcctcctccttgcacccactctcctctctcctcctgctctctctcccactcctcctcctcgccctcACCCCTTCttctcactctttccctccccttCTCACTCACCtccttctgctctctctctccccctctcgccctccccactctcctctctcctcctcctccttgctctccctctctctctcgccctcctcctccttgcacccactctcctctctcctcctgctctctctcccactcctcctcctcgccctctccccactctttccctctctctccctcctcgcCCCTTCttctcactctttccctccccttcttctgctctctctctcctcctccttgctcccactctcctctctcctcctgctctctctcctccttgcCCTCGCCCTCCCTCCTCAacccttcttctctctttccctccccttcttctctctcctcctccttgcacccactctcctctctcctcctcctcctccttctcactctttccctccccttCTCACTCACCtccttctgctctctctctccccctctcgccctccccactctcctctctcctcctgctctctctctccttctccctcctcctcctcctcgcacccactctcctctctcctcctgctctctcccactcctcctcctcgccctctccccttcttctcactctttccctccccctccctcctcgccCCGTCTTCTCACTCACCtccttctgctctctctctccttctccctcctcctccttgctctccctctctcctctctctctcccactcctcctcctcgccctctccccttcttctcactctttccctccccctccctcctcgccCCTTCTTCTCACTCACCtccttctgctctctctctcctcctccttgctctctctctccctcctcctcctcgccccttcttctcactctttccctccccttCTTCTCACTCACCttcttctgctctctctctcctcctccttgctcccactctcctctctcctcctgctctctcctcctccttgctctccctctctcgccctCCTCGCCCTcgccctccctcctcaccccttcttctctctttccctccccttcTTCTCACTCACCtccttctgctctctctcctcctccttgctcccactctcctctctcctcctgctctctctccttctctctcctcctccttctgctctctctcctcctccttgctcccactctcctctctcctcctgctctctctccttctctctcctcctccttctgctctctctcccactcctcctcctcgccctctccccttcttctcactctttccctccccctccctcctcaccccttctctctctccatctcttctgtgttttaatgtgctcttcttcttctgtgttttaatgtgctcttcttcttctgtgtctcaGCTCAGCAGAAgggcagcagctccagctgaTTGTGAGGAAACGTCGCCCCCTGGTGTTGGACAGCCTGACCTGCAGGATTCCCTCCGCCTCTGAAAGCTTCTGGAAaagctgaaagaaaagaaaagaaaaaaaaaaagacttttcacTGTGTGCTGGAGAGAACGACCTGCCTGCTGCGAGCGCCGCGCTCACCTCACGAGTGATGCGTTCAGGTGACCCGCCGCTGCTCTGGACTTTTCCTGCTTCACGTGATGTTTGTGCAATAATCTCTGCCGAGAGCAAAAAACGTGGACTGCACCTTAAAAGCTTCGCCGTTAGAGATGGAAGAGAGATGGAAAACAGAGTTTGAGTTTACAGACATGATGCGTTATCACAGGAGTGTTGTAGAGAGACGTACCTGCGTTTATGTTTGCATTTCACTTTGcaccaatatgaaaactttgtttctttgttttttttttagtaaatgatgcagaaaaagatgtttgGGGTAAATTTATAATGATTGAAATCCCCAGAAAGTTTACTGTTTatagtgcactgatgtcatttttgagaataaagtttattgtgaaactgtaaaaataagaaataagaggctgttcagacctggtatcaacagCACAGCACGTGTCCTGGACCACATCAGAGGATCGCCCACTCAGCTGACgtcctctgtgaaacaagaagaagaagcaacaACAGCCAGATTGGattacacactgtctgtttcaacgtcaccagactcccttaacaaaatgtgtaattttaagAGTTtagtttcatgaggagaaacttaacaaactttgtgaagcGGCTTCAACAAATTCtgaatcattggtgccttcttgtcaattcagcattaaatcaaaacatgaagttgtttgtttccttgttagAAGTGTCAGTTTGTACCAGCCTCTCTGccgtcttacctgccaacatttagcagctgtttgaacacttGTTTCAATCCATTTCAccactcaatttatgaaagaagacctttttttttttacaaatattaaTATAGTAACCAATACATGCTACTTcttggagaaa
It contains:
- the egln3 gene encoding prolyl hydroxylase EGLN3; this translates as MPIIEHLSDADVERLALERVVPALLSDGFCFVDGLLGALAGDVVLDQVKEMHRSGALQDGRLAGSVPGVHRRSIRGDKTAWVSGSERGCEAVSFLLNLIDKLISVCASRLGGKAIRERSKAMVACYPGDGAGYVKHVDNPNRDGRCITCIYYLNKNWNAKEHGGILRIFPEGKSYVADIEPLFDRLLFFWSDRRNPHEVQPSYATRYAITVWYFDSAERAEAKRRFRDLTAQQKGSSSS